A window of Longimicrobium sp. genomic DNA:
CCGGGCCTCGGACGGACAGGGTGGCGGCCGGCGTTGGTGTTTGGGCTGGCGTTGCTGCACGAGGTGAGGTGCGCTTCGACGGTTCCGGCGCATTCCCCGGCTGCCGTCACCCCCAGCCCCTCTCCCGCAAGCGGGAGAGGGGAGAATTCGTTTGCGCTCCGGCCGGCTTGGTGCACTCGACTCGCCCGTGCAGTCCGCGAAGGCGAACTTCGGGATTTGCCAGCTGCGGTTTCAACCGCCATTGCGAGGCCGAGGCCTCTGCACGGGTAACGGGTGCCGCGACCGGGCTTCGTGCCGGCCGAGGCTAGATCCTTCGGCCCGCGCCGGATGTGCTGCGGGCGGATGTGGTGCGCTTGGGCCTCAGGATGACAGGCTGTGGTGCGCTACGGATGGGTGCGGCTGGGCCTCAGGGTCGACAGGCTGTGGTGGTACGCTAGGACTTCGGCACGCACCCGCATCGACGGGCGCGCACCACACTGGCTCCCTTCCCCCGCGGCTGTTTGCGGGGGAAGGGCTGGGGATGGGGGGCGCCCGCGGATCGCGACGGGCCCGTTTGTGAGGGCCTACTTCTTCGACGCGCCGATGGACCAGCTGTGGCCGAACGGGTCCTTCAGCTGGCCGTAGCGGTCGCCCCAGAACTGGTCGGCCAGGGGCATCGTCACCGTGGCGCCGGCCGCCACGGCACGCTCGAACCACGCGTCGGCGTCGTCGACCTGAAGGTGAAGCGTCACGCCCTTCGGCCCCTCGCCCATGTCCATCCCATACTCCGGAAACTCGTCCGACATCATCACGTCGGCGCCGTTGATCCGCAGGTGGCAGTGCATCAGCTTGCCGCTCTTCTCGTCGGGCATGCGGGCGAGTTCCTGGGCCCCGAAAGCCGCCTGGTAGAAGGCGGAGGCGTCGCTGGCCCCGCGCACCGTCAGGTACGGGGTGACGCCGGTCATCACGGGGGGATTGGTGGATTCTGACATGCGGTCCTCGTGGTGTGGGGTGGGTACTGCTCGCTGCCTGGACGTCGAACGACGAGTCGCGAAATCGACACGGGTGCTACACGAGCGCCGGGGAGCGCAGACGGGCGGCGGCGTCTTCCCCGGTGTCCTGCGCCGCGTCGGGCTGGAAGGCTTCGCGCACCTC
This region includes:
- a CDS encoding VOC family protein; translated protein: MSESTNPPVMTGVTPYLTVRGASDASAFYQAAFGAQELARMPDEKSGKLMHCHLRINGADVMMSDEFPEYGMDMGEGPKGVTLHLQVDDADAWFERAVAAGATVTMPLADQFWGDRYGQLKDPFGHSWSIGASKK